The Caretta caretta isolate rCarCar2 chromosome 10, rCarCar1.hap1, whole genome shotgun sequence genome has a window encoding:
- the NUDT16L1 gene encoding tudor-interacting repair regulator protein isoform X2, with translation MRTVGSVIGCFRCGSAPQLCDRSAHTGGLASLSSRLRVVMAALTGSAGAAGLLPSLSVPGVTELKPLSRYEAMRLGPGWSHSCHAMLYAPNPGMLFGRIPLRYAVLVMGMVRVPLYTQKDRMGGLPNFLGNSFIGTAKFQLLFALKVLNMVPEEKLAEAVAATQKQKKPAAEPAAVTASVTAAVTASVTAAVTANQMVAKPANELANRPLAVSVAEPAAKPAAESAAEPVTEPVAESMAE, from the exons ATGCGGACAGTGGGCTCGGTGATCGGCTGTTTCAGGTGTGGCTCCGCCCCGCAGCTCTGTGATAGGTCAGCGCACACAGGGGGGTTAGCCTCTCTCTCGTCGCGGCTCCGTGTGGTGATGGCGGCTCTGACGGGGAGCGCGGGCGCGGCGGGGCTGCTGCCCTCCCTCTCGGTGCCCGGCGTGACCGAGCTGAAGCCGCTGAGCCGCTACGAGGCCATGCGGCTCGGGCCCGGCTGGAGCCACtcgtgccacgccatgctgtacGCGCCCAACCCGGGCATGCTCTTCGGGCGCATCCCGCTGCGCTACGCCGTGCTG GTGATGGGAATGGTCCGTGTCCCCTTGTACACCCAGAAGGACCGCATGGGCGGACTGCCAAACTTCCTGGGGAACTCCTTCATCGGGACTGCTAAATTCCAGCTGCTCTTTGCCCTGAAGGTTTTGAATATGGTGCCTGAGGAGAAGCTGGCAGAAGCAGTGGCTGCCacccagaagcaaaaaaagcCTGCAGCTGAGCCGGCTGCTGTGACGGCCAGTGTGACGGCTGCTGTGACGGCCAGTGTGACGGCTGCTGTGACGGCCAATCAGATGGTGGCTAAACCAGCAAATGAGCTGGCAAATCGGCCTTTAGCTGTGTCAGTGGCTGAACCAGCAGCAAAGCCAGCAgctgagtcagcagcagagcctgtGACTGAGCCAGTGGCTGAGTCTATGGCTGAGTGA
- the NUDT16L1 gene encoding tudor-interacting repair regulator protein isoform X1, with translation MAALTGSAGAAGLLPSLSVPGVTELKPLSRYEAMRLGPGWSHSCHAMLYAPNPGMLFGRIPLRYAVLMQMRFDGLLGFPGGFVDRRYWSLEDGLNRVLGLGLGCVRLTEADYLCSHLTEGPHRVVAHFYARQLTLEELHTIEICAVHSRDHGLEVMGMVRVPLYTQKDRMGGLPNFLGNSFIGTAKFQLLFALKVLNMVPEEKLAEAVAATQKQKKPAAEPAAVTASVTAAVTASVTAAVTANQMVAKPANELANRPLAVSVAEPAAKPAAESAAEPVTEPVAESMAE, from the exons ATGGCGGCTCTGACGGGGAGCGCGGGCGCGGCGGGGCTGCTGCCCTCCCTCTCGGTGCCCGGCGTGACCGAGCTGAAGCCGCTGAGCCGCTACGAGGCCATGCGGCTCGGGCCCGGCTGGAGCCACtcgtgccacgccatgctgtacGCGCCCAACCCGGGCATGCTCTTCGGGCGCATCCCGCTGCGCTACGCCGTGCTG ATGCAGATGCGATTTGATGGACTACTGGGCTTTCCTGGGGGGTTCGTGGATCGCCGTTACTGGTCCCTGGAGGATGGTCTGAATCGGGTGCTGGGCTTGGGTTTGGGCTGTGTGCGCCTGACGGAAGCTGATTATCTGTGCTCGCACCTGACAGAGGGGCCACATCGCGTGGTGGCGCACTTCTACGCCAGGCAGCTGACCCTGGAGGAGCTGCACACCATCGAGATCTGCGCGGTGCATTCCCGAGACCACGGGCTGGAG GTGATGGGAATGGTCCGTGTCCCCTTGTACACCCAGAAGGACCGCATGGGCGGACTGCCAAACTTCCTGGGGAACTCCTTCATCGGGACTGCTAAATTCCAGCTGCTCTTTGCCCTGAAGGTTTTGAATATGGTGCCTGAGGAGAAGCTGGCAGAAGCAGTGGCTGCCacccagaagcaaaaaaagcCTGCAGCTGAGCCGGCTGCTGTGACGGCCAGTGTGACGGCTGCTGTGACGGCCAGTGTGACGGCTGCTGTGACGGCCAATCAGATGGTGGCTAAACCAGCAAATGAGCTGGCAAATCGGCCTTTAGCTGTGTCAGTGGCTGAACCAGCAGCAAAGCCAGCAgctgagtcagcagcagagcctgtGACTGAGCCAGTGGCTGAGTCTATGGCTGAGTGA